The genomic window GCTGCTGGAGCACAGCAGGCACCAAGCCACGAGGGCTGGCCAGGAGCATGGGGGAGCCTGCGCCAGGAGCGGGGCTCTGTGGTGTTCCTGGTGCCAGTGTCAAGGTGCAGAGTGCTCCCCGGCAGGAGAGGGGGCTGGCGGGTGTGCGCTGGCTCCCTTGCCTGGCCTTGGCTCAGAGGGCTCAGGCCCCTGCCCTCGCAGGTACTGCTCCAGTGCTGCCTCGCTCTTCTCTAGCTGGGCTGGACACACCAGCAGGCCTGTCTCCGCTGTGACAGAGCCCGCAGGAGCCGGGCAGATCTCTCTCCAGCACAGCCCCCTGGCCCGGCCCTCCTGGGGAGGGAGCGCTGTGCAGCTGGCACGCGCCCGCCTGGGACTGCTAGTCAGGCTGCTCAGAACGAGTCCGCCTGAGTGCCCCTGGGGAGAGCTGCTCTGGCCTCTCAAGGCGCTGTGTGTCTGGGGTGGGGCGACAGCCACTCTGCCTGGCCCTGTGACCTGGGTTTCCCAGCTGAACCCGTACTCGCCCACTTCCCCAGGGGCTCCCATTAACCCCTTCCTGGAGCATGCCGAGTGCCTCTCTGCTCCCTGGAGCCAGAGCTGCTGTTTGGGCTGGGAGTGACGCTCCCTCTGCTCTTGCAGACCTGCTGCTGGACTGGAAGCAGAACGCTGACGAGGTCATTGTGAAGCTGAACCTGGGTAGCGGGGCCCTGAAGTTGGAGGAGGTGGATGCTGCGTTCACAGACACCGACTGCGTTGTCACGCTGCCAGGTAAGAGGCAGGCTCATGGCCGGCGCCTGGGGTGAGAAGGCGGCACTAGATAGCGTAGGTAACCCAGAGCAGTGCGTGGAGCTGGGCTCTGTGCTCCCTGCAGACCCAACCCCGGGTACAGACCCATCTGGCCTGCCCCAGATCCACCAGCTTAGAGGGTACCGCTGGGGACAGCTAGCTGGAGCGTGCCAACGGGAGAGGCTGCTGTTGGCACAGCCCTTCGGTAGCCACGCAGGTTGGGTCAGGGCGTAATGGAGAATAGCTCCTGGTTCCTGCCCAGCCCATCGGCGGCACCCCCTCTGCACAGGAGATGCTGGCCCCAGGAGGGTAGTCCCAACCAAAGAGCTGAAACCTTGAGTGGGTCTGGGGCCCCTCCCAGTGCACTCCCGGGAGGCAGGCGTCCCAGCTGAACAGTGAGGGTTGGCAGGGAGATTTGGAGTAGGGAAGAAGTGGTGCTGGGCCAAGCAGCAGGCTGGCGGAGAACAGTGAATTGCCGGGAAGCGCATTGCAGAGCGTGACCAGAGGAGGCGCACGGCGCTGTCGGAAGAGGGTGCAGGCCGGCGGCTGGAATCCCCCCATGCACAGCAGTGGCAGGCGCTGGCAGGGCGGCAGGGGGGCAGGCGACGTGGAGATGGGGTTGGCGATGGAACGTCGGGGTGAGAGCCACGCAGCCCCTCTGGGCCAGCCGGCGGCGAAGGGGAGCCGACTCGCTGCTGCAGCACCTTTGGCAGAGTCCCCGGCAGGAGGCGCTGAAGGCCCAAACTCTGTCCGGAGCCCCCTTTGGAGGCACTGGGCCCTGCTGAGCAGAGTCCCTGCCTGTGCCTGCCCCAGCTGTGAGGTCCCCATTTGTGCCCACAGATGGCCGCCAGTGGAGTGGCCAGTTCTACGGGGAGATCGAGAGCTCCTGCAGCAAAGTCCAGGGTAAGAAGGGCAAGTTCCTGCAGCTGGTGCTTCAGAAGAAGATCCCACTGCACACCTGGGCTTCGCTCCTGGTAAGGCCACGCACCTCTCTGGGCCCCCAAACCTGCCGCAGGACCCACTGgagatgaggggagagggagcttAGCTCTGTGGGCTGCCTTGCCTGGGCAGCAGCCCGGCTGaactccctggggctgggggagaccaCGGGCGTCTCTGTGCGTTCTGCTAGACAGAGGGGCTGGCTGCCACTGCCTTGGCCCAGGGCAGTGTGAGGCTGGCGTCCGTGCCCACAGCCGGGGAGGGCCCCATTCGGCCCAGTGCCCTGGCTGCGCAGCCATCCCAACGGGCCACGTTACCTTTCCCAGAAGAAGCGGAAGGACGGATCCAAGGAGCTAGCCAAGGGAGCCGTGAGCCCAAATGGGAAGGAGCAGCCCCCGCCCGCACAGGCCACCCCTGAGGAGCCGGCGAGGAGCAAACGGGAGTTCCCAAACTCGAAGCGACCTCCAGGGAGGGGCGAGGCCCCAGAAGAGAAGAGCCCGGCCAGCCCTGGGCTGCAAAGCGGGCCCAGCGCCAAGCGGGCAGGGTACCTCAAGGTGGCTCTGATGGAGGAGGAGCCAAATGccggggtccctgggggcttggAGCCTGGCAAAGGACCCAGCGGGAGAGGGGGCAGCCGGCAGAACGGCCAAGCAATCTGCGGCGATGCTGCCACAGGCCTGACCCCGCCTCTGATGAAGGTAAGTGGGGGCGCTGGGGAGCCTGCTGCCCCCATCACAGGTGctgtcctgccccatcccctctcctGAGGGTCTGGAGCCCCTTGTTCTCCCAGTGAGGCCGGGGGTCCCAGTCTCTCAGTGGTGCTCCTTGAAGCTCGGGGAACACATGCAGCCCCcctgcaggctgggctggggcatggcTCTGTGGATGTGGGGAGGCCTGACCCTGCCGCAGACAGGAAGTTGGGCTGCTCACTTGAGCCCCCAGCTCAGGTTCTCGGTCTGGGCCGAGGCGGgcgccctggggtgggggccgtgAGGGGGCTGGGCATCATGGCTCGCAGCGGGCTGTGATCGGGGCTGGATCCCAGCAACCTgtcagctggctggctggcttacCAGGCTCGCACCCTGGGGCCGAGGAACTCCAAAGCCCAGTGGCCACCTGGCTCCGGTCTCTGGGCAGAGGGAAGGTGCCTAGCAGAACTCCTCCCCTGCTCCTGGCGCAGCGTGCTCGCCCTTGGCAGTTGTGTGGGTAGGAGCCCTGGAGCACACCCCAGGGTCCCTCCTGCGCCCCGGAAACCCtgtgcagggggggcagggcaggtgggaaCAGGGGGCTTCCCTCACTTGGCAGTAGCTAGGGCCGAGCTGGCAGCCTGGCCATTCAGGGCCGTAGACCAGAGTTACGGCTGGAGGGGggctggccccagctctggggggacCCCCCATGTCTCACCTTCCCCCTCTGCACGGAAAGGCCGAAGTGCTGCAGAAGGAGCCCGTACTTGTGGGGATGCAGCCACTTGCTGCCCCTTCGGAGAGCTTCCCCCAGCACATGGCGCCCTGCCTGGAGAAGAGAGCCTTGCAGCCGGCCGCTTCCCAGTGCCTGGCAGCCCCTGGAGAGGGCCCCGAGGCTGTCCTGGCCCCCGCCTCCCCTCTGCTGAGCAGAGACGCTGAGAAGAGCGACTGGTCCAAGGAGGATGttgccctggaagcagcagcgGATGGTAAGTGtagagggagagggaagcagaGTGCTAGGCCGTGGTTCCCTGGGCCTCTCCTGCTCCATTTCCTTGCCGGCTGGCGGCGTGTGAACCAAGAGCGCCCAGCTCCATGGGGGTCAGTGAACAGGAGCCTGGGCCCAGAGCAGCCGACGGAGCTGACTCCTGCGGCCTTGTATGTCCCAGCCCAGCAGGCTCCCCTCTGAGTCCTGGGGCCCGTCTGCCTGTGGCgctggtggggaggggctccCAGGGCACAGCCGCCTCGCCCCCCACCTGGCCTTGTCCTGTCCTAGAGCCAGAGCCCATGGTGAGCCTGAGCTTGGTGAAGAACGACTCGTACGAGAAGGGCAGTGATTCGGTAGTGGTGCACGTCTATGTGAAGGAGATCCACAGGGAGACCTCCAAGGTGCTGTTCCGGGAGCAGGACTTCACGCTGGTGTTCCAGACCAGGTACTGCCGAGTGCTGGGCCCAGTCACGCACTGCGGGGGGCTGCAGCACACCGGGGGCTCCCCCGCCTGCCCTCTGATCGCCTTGTCCTCTCCTTGCAGGGATGCTAACTTCCTGCGAATGCACCCCAGCTGCGGCCCCCGCACGGTGTTCAGGTGGCAGGTGAAACTCAGGTACCACGCGCTGGCCCTGCCGTACCCGGGCGTTCCTGCTCTCCTCCAGCTAGGACAGAACAAAACAGCCTCGTGgctggagcacagggctgggacacGACCCCTGGGGTCCATCCCCACTGCCCCGGCCTTGTGCAAGCAATGCCCCTTTGGGTGTCAGGGCGGAGAGCACCCGCCCAGATAGCACTGCGCAAGGCAGCGGGGGAAGTCACTGCGCCTGCCGAGATcccctcctcagctgggctggcGGGGCAGATAGCGCCTGCTGCCCTCCACCAAGGTGCACGCTGCCTGGCGTGCCCTCCCAGGGAAGAGAGCCCACCACAGCAGGGGGAGCCGGGGGACCAGGCAGAGCCTAGCCCATGTCGGAGACAACATGCCAGGCCCCATCCCTCTGACGCGCAGGGCTGAGTGGATCAGTGGTGGCGTTGCGCTGGCAGGAggctggcccagcccagagcccctccgcGCTGCCAAGCACCTACCCTGCAAGAGGTCCCAGCTGAATGGGAGCCCAGCCAGGGCCCTGGCTCGTGTCTGCCAGCGCTGAGCCTGCTCTCCTGTCCCCAGGAACCTCATTGAGCCGGACCAGTGCACGTACAACTTCACCGTCTCTCGTATCAACATCTGCCTGAAGAAACGCCACAGCCAGCGCTGGGGGGGGCTGGAAGCCCCGGCTGCACGAGGTCTGCTCCTTGGCTTCCCCTCGCCTTAGCTCTACACGTGGCCCCGCCTGCATCTTCCTGTCTCTGATGGGGGAGGGAACTTGGGTATGGGGCCAGGGGAGTCGGGCGGCCTGCTGGCTTTGGGGGCGGGTGCTGAGCGTGGGGGGGCCTCTGTTGCCTTTGGTGCAGGGGCCCGACCAGGGGAGCAGCCTTGTCGGcttgtggggggcggggcgggctgggtgggagggggccCGCTGGCTTTGGAGGCAGGGGGCTGCCGGCTTTGGCGGCAGGAGCCGGGCCGGGGGGGACCCTGCCAGCTGTGGGGGCCGGGCCAGGGTGGTGCCCTGCCACCTTTGGGGGTGGTGGGGGCTGCCGGCTTTGGGGGtgcgggccaggctgggggggcaggggctgggctgggggggcccctGTTGGCTTTGGGGGCGGGGTCCAGGCCGGGATGGTGCCCTGCCAGCTTTGGGTGGTGGGTGGCCTGCAGGCTTAGGAGGCGGGGGTCTGATGGCTTTGGGTGTgctagccggggggggggggggggggggccctgccaGCTTTCGGGGGAGGTGACCTGCAGGcttagggggcagggggctgacaGCTTTGGGGGTGCAGGCCGGGGGGGGGCCCTGCCAGCTTTGTGGGGGGTGGCCTGCAGGCttagggggctgggggctgacgGCTTTGGGGGTGCTAGCCGGGGGGGGGCCCTGCCAGCTTTGGGGGCTGGGGGCTAACGGCTTTGGGGGTGCTAGCCAGGGGGGGCCCTGCCATCTTTGGGGGGGAGCCTGCAGGCttagggggctgggggctgacaGCTTTGCGAgtgcaggctggggggggccctGCCAGCTTTGGGGGGGTGGCCTGCAGGCttagggggctgggggctgatggCTTTGGGGGTTCTAGCCGGGGGGAGGCCCTGCCAGCTTTGGGGGGAGGTGGCCTGCAGGCttagggggctgggggctgacagctttgggggtgcaggctggggggggccctGCCAGCTTTGGGGGGGGTGGCCTGCAGGATtagggggtgggggacagtctgGGGATGGGAGCATAAGCTGCTCGGCCCATGCCCCCAGCGCTGCTAACCACAGGCCCACCTGTCCCCCTTTTTAAGGTGCAGTGGGTGGTGCAAAGGTTGCCATGCCAACAGGCCCTACCCCTCTGGATAAGAGCCAGCCGGGCGGTAACCAGCACCCCCTGTCCAGTAAGGAGGAGGCTCGGGCAGGGGAGAAGGAGAAGCCCAGAGCAGAGGATGGTGCCCTGGAGGGCGTCGTGGCCCGGACGGCCACAGAGCACGTCACGGTGAAGCAGGAACCGCACGTCCCGTCGGTGAGCACTTGCACGCCAGCGTGAGCAGGCGAGATTCACAAGGGCCCAGACGCCAGAGAGATGCACTCAGCGCCCTTACTGccagcgctgggggggggggctcagctcCCAGCACCTGCAGACCCTCCCACAGCACCTTCCACTCTGGGAGAGGCTGCCTGCATGGCGCTCTGGGGgcgggcagggtgctggctgtggggggagggcgctcccagtagggggtgctgtggggggggcaggggcactctgggggcagggcagggtgctggctgtggggggagggcgctgggtgtgggggagctcccagcagggtgctggctgggggggggggcgctcccagcagggggcgctgtgggggcggggcagggcgctggctgtgggggctcccagcagggggcgctgtgggggcggggcagggcgctggctgtgggggagctcccagcagggggcgctgtgggggcggggcagggcgctggctgtggggagctcccagcagggggcgctgtgggggcggggcagggcgctggctgtggggagctCCTTGCAGCGAGAGGCCCCGCTCAGGCCTGTCCGTGTCTCCCTCGGCCTTGGCAGCCCAAGCCGATGTGCATGGTGCCGCCGATGACTCACAGCCCGGTGAGCAGCGAGAGCGTGGAGgaagacgaggaggaggaggagaagaaggtgtGTCTGCCAGGCTTCACGGGGCTGGTGAATCTGGGGAACACCTGCTTCATGAACAGCGTCATCCAGTCCCTGTCCAACACGCGGGAGCTGCGGGACTATTTCCATGgtgagcagggggcgggggctggccctggggccGGGGGCCAGTGGTGAGGGACACGGCTCACCATGTCCTGCGTGTCTCCTGCAGATCGCTCCTTTGAGACTGAGATCAACTACACCAACCCGCTGGGCACGGGGGGCCGCCTGGCCATCGGCTTCGCTGTGCTCCTGCGGGCGCTCTGGAAGGGCACCCACCATGCCTTCCAGCCCTCCAAGCTGAAGGTGAGGAGGAGCCCCGGGCCTGGTGGGGTCACGTCATCGTGCCAGTTCAGGGGACCCTCAGGCGAGCGGGGCTGCCCTTGCTGCGGCGGCTGAAGGCAGTAGATGGAGAATACTGCAAGGCCACACAGTAGTCTGTGAAATGGCTGAGAAGCCGGCTAACTGAGAGGGCTCCAATCCCTTGTGACTGGGGAGGCTTTGGGCGGGAGTTTCCCCAGTGGGGCCCTGCTGGGAACAGTTCTTGGCCCTTTATTAGTTAACACTTTAGTGGATGACCTGCAAGAAAACATCAAATCATCACGGATGAAGTTTGCCAATGGCCCGAGAATTGGGGGAGTGATATGCAGTGCAGAGGGCAGGTCGGTATTACAGAGCGATCAGGGTCACTTGGTAAATGGGGCGCAAGCAAACGacatgttttaatacagctaaatggaAGTGTGTCCATCTGGGAACAGCGTCGGCCACACTTAGAGGCTGGGGGGCTCTATCCCAGGAAACCGcaactctgaaaaggacttggggtcATGGGGGATAATCAGCTTTATGTGAGCTCCCACTGTGATGCCGTGGCCCATGAGAACAGATCCTGGGCTGGCCATGCCCCATGAGAACAGAGTGGGCGAGAGGCTGTTAGCTCCAGCAGCGAAGGGGTAACCCGTCCCTGGGGCTGGAGGCTGCTGCCAGACAAATTCTGGTGCTAATtgtggtggggggtggaggattctccatccctggccgTGGTTCAGTGAGGAGCGGGGGTTTGCTAACAGCTGTGCTCGAGGGGTTACAGCAGGCAGGtctctgccctgggctgggcacGGGGCCAGACTAGGGGATCCCATGggccctgctggcctggggagcTCAGGAGCCAGGACCGCCCAgctagctggggctgctgctgggctttCCCTCTGCCCCTGCACTGGGCTCCTGGGTCAGGCGGCCCGCAGCCCCGAGCCCTGGCACAGAACTGGTGCTGGCAGCTCTTGCCAGCCTGGTGGTGCCGAGGGGCCTGTGCTCGTGACCGTTCCTGCCCGCAGGCAATCGTGGCCAGCAAGGCCAGCCAGTTCACGGGCTACGCCCAGCACGATGCCCAGGAGTTCATGGCCTTCCTTCTCGATGGGCTGCACGAGGACCTGAACCGCATCCAGAACAAGCCCTACACGGAGACGGTGGACTCGGACGGGCGGCCCGACGAGGTGAGTGCAGCCGCCGGGTGGAGGGTGCTGCCTTGGCCAGCGGGGCCGGGACGCTgacttctcccttcccctcaggTGGTAGCAGAGGAGGCCTGGCAGCGGCACAAGATGAGGAACGACTCCTTCATTGTGGACCTCTTTCAGGGCCAGTACAAGTCCAAGCTGGTGTGCCCGGTGTGCGCCAAGgtagggcccggggcctggccaGCAGGCGTCTGTCCGTGGGCACAGCCTGCTCGCTGCAGAGTCACCGGGCCAGCCACAGTACCTGCTCCCTCAGCCACACTAGAGCCTGCCTTGCCAGCAGGGGTACTGGGTTCCTTGGCCATCCCGGGGGCTCATCCAtcactcctcctcccaccccagtgccCGGTGTCACCACTTCCTCTGACCCCGGGGCCTCTGCCTGCTCCTGTGCCGCTTGCCATGGGagccttccagcccagggcccctgccttgccctgccctgccccaggggctccTCCGCCGCTTGCCATTGGagccttccagcccagggctccggctCTGCCCCgactgactgttctgccctgtgCACTGCAGGTATCCATCACGTTTGACCCCTTTCTCTACCTGCCGGTGCCCCTGCCCCAGAAGCAGAAGGTGCTGACTGTCTATTACTTTGCGAAGGAGCCACACAAGAAACCTGTCAAGGTAAGGAGCTCTCCTGCCATGTGCTTCGCTGCTGGCAGCTGGGGTGGCTGGGGGCTCTCCCGGGAGGCGCCGCGGCTCCTGGCTGGGCTCATGGGAGGGAGGCGAGCGGGGCTGGGCGTGACCTGGCTGACCGCCCTCTCTCCATGGCAGTTTCTCGTCAGCATCAGCAAGGAGAACTCCAGCGCTGCGGAGGTGCTGGACTCGGTCGCCCACAGCATGCGTGTGAAGCCAGAGAACCTGCGCCTGGCAGAGGTGAGTGCAGTGGGGTGGGCTCAGCCTCAGTGCCCCGCTCTGCAGAGCTTTGGGGCTGCCCCCGGTGCCTACGTCCGGTGTGCTGAGCCTGGCGGCATGGCCGTGGGAGCgcagagctctgtgtgtgctCGGGAGCCAGGCCTTCCCCTGCCAGGGGCGCCCGTATGCCAACAGATGGGCCAGGCAGCCTGTGGACAGAGCCTCACTCCCCTGCTTCCCCGGCAGGTGATCAAGAGCCGCTTCCACCGCGTGTTCCCGCCGTCCCAGTCGCTGGACACGGTCTCCCCCACAGACCTGCTCCTGTGCTTCGAGGTGCTgtccccagagctggccaaggagcGGGTGGTGGTGCTGCAGGTCCAGCAGGTACGCAGGCTGCGGGAGGCCTGGGGGACTGGTCCCTTCTGCCGCAGGCAGCTCTGGGCAGCGCCAGCTGGGAGGGCAAGTCCCATGCCCAGCTGCCCTACTACAGAGATCACTTGCCGtgagcccaggggctgctctgcATGCAGCATCCCCGCCAGCGGCCTTTCTCCTGGGCAgcgatgggggaggggcacaaaGCTGAGGCTGCCAGCCGGGGTTGGTGTCCTGTGCAGCCTCTGAGGAGAAAGGAGCTGGAGGGCGGCAAGGTGAGCTCTCCCCCACCTTCTGTGGGgctcaggcaccagcccagcccctcctcctgcagGGCTTCATCTGTCCAGGGGCTTGCGGTGACATGCAAGTGTCCCATTTGTAACTTCACTTCAGAACTGGGGGACAGGCGCCCACCGCTTACCGAAAAGGCAAAAGAGAGAACAGAAAAGATAAGAAGGCGCCAAACGCCGTGTgtgtttctgttctgttctggCCCGGTAGGAGCGGACGCAGCTGGGTGTCGCTTTTATCCTAGAGTCCGCGAGGACCCTGCCAGAATTGACCTGCCGGGATCTGGACACGTAGCTGTGGCTAGTGATTGTTTTCCTGAAGTTAGGAACAAGGGCAGTAAAGTTGGtagctgcactctgaggccaccgaACCCTTCCTGAGAAACCTTGCACTGCACCTCCCAGTTTGGGATTGCCCAGGGGCGGGCGGGGGCCTGTCACCTGGCTGGTCCACACTGCGCGGTGATGGTGCTGCAAGGATCCTGCCCCGCATGCCAGCACGCCGCTGGTAACCTTCTCCCTCAGCGTCCCCAGGTGCCCAGCGTCCCCATCAGCGAGTGCGCGGCCTGCCAGAAGGCGCAGCAGTCAGAGGACGAGAAGCTGAAGCGCTGCACGAGGTGCTACCGAGTGGGCTACTGCAACGTGTGAGTTGGCACAtgcgggcgggggcgggggcagtggtaggctggggagagggccctcgaggcgggggcgggggcagcgctgGCTTGCCTGGGGACAGGGCCCTCGAGACTCAGGGCTCTGTGTGTTACAGGGCGTGTCAGAAAACACACTGGCCAGATCACAAGGCCCTGTGCCGGCCCGAGAACATCGGCTTCCCCTTCCTCATCAGTGTGCCGGAGTCGCGCCTCACCTACTCCCGGctggcccagctcctggagggcTACGCAAGGTAagggcaccagctgggcagctctcGCACTGTCGCCTCTGCACCAGGCTCACGGGCCACGCTGCCAGGCCGCTCACTGAGCTCTTCCTGGCAGAGAGCTGTGGGAGTGGAGTGGCAGCCTCCAAAGCGTGGGGACCTTGCAGCCTGGCCCGCGGCCCCCCCTCGACGTCTCCGGCTGACAGAATTCCACACAAGGGGCTCTCTGCGCTCGCGGAGAGGGGCTGAAcggggggctccagcctgggcgtGTACTCTTCTGGGCTCTGCATCTCTGTTCGCGCCCCCCCGGCTCTGATGGCTCTTCCCTCCCACAAGGTACTCAGTCAGCGTGTTCCAGCCTCCTTTCCAGCTGggcccgcagcccctgctccccgagAAGCTGGACCTGCCTGCGAGGAGTAGCTGTGTGACTGCCCCCCCTGTCCCAGAGGCAGGGGATGCAAACAGGGCCCCCCACCGGCAGGAGCCCCAGCTATCCACCCTGGAGCTgcacccagagctgggggaggccaGCGCAGTGCCCAGGAGTTCCGCGCTCAGCTCCGACTCAGGCTGCTCTGAGCACTCTCTGGAGGTGCAGGGCGAGGGCTGCTGGGTGAAGGAGCCGTCCTACGAGCGAGGCCCCAAGCCTGAAGGTaggagcctcagggctgctcgGTGTCCCCGGCCCCACTGCCTTCCTGGCGCTGGCCAGCACaaccctgccagcccctccagTGCCTGAGCTCGCCAGCTCCGTGCGAGGGGATGCCCCAGGCAGCCCCGGGGatggcagcccttcctgctgcccagggcatCCTGTCTGCAGAGCCCCTCACCTTCCCatcccactgctctgccctgctggaGGAGGCCGTCCCAGCCACCTGTCACTCAACCCTGCCGCAGGACCTAACCCAGCTCTCCTGTCTCTGGCtgctgcggggcagctcctggcccaccagggagcaggggtggtgaTCTGCCCTGGTGGAGGGAGCGCTTGGTACCCACAGTCCCCCCCggagcagcagagctgctccCCTCTGGAAGTGCCCCGTATgcctgcagagcttcctgcagcacagGGGCCCTGCCGCTGAGCACTCCCTGAGCGGCTGCCTTTGCCTGTCCCCAGCTGCCGTCCCCGGGTACCAGCATGCGCCCGACGCCCTCAGTGCCCACGCCACTCAGTTCTACATCAACAAGATCGACGGAGCCAGCCGAGAGCACAAGCTGGAGGAGAAAGGTGAGCCTGGCCCGCCCCGCCCTTGGGGCCCCGCAGTTCTGCTTGCCTAGGCAACCTCCCCAGAGGTGCCCTCACTCCTGCCTGCTCGGGCCGTGCGCTCCTTGAGCACCCAGCGCAGGTGGGGCCGGAGCTCTCCTCCACAGGGCAGAGCTCAGCACCCATGCACGGGGGAGGAAATGCAGAACCACAGCCCGGACGCTTGGGTCTCCCGGCTGGTGCGCACGCTGCAGGTCCTGAAGCTGAGCAGATTTCCATATGCACCCCATGGCACCTGGGTCCTGGGCACAGCCACACTGCATGGCTTTGATTGGGAGCCGCAGGTGGGCTGGCCACTCCTCCCTTCCccggggcagcagcagggaggggagtggtAGCCCTGCCTGGCAACCATCGGTTGCTAGTTTccagctggggggaggagagccTGATGCCAGGGcagctcttctccttcccctccactggtTGGAccctggggtgtgggggtgtggggggtctGGTGTCTGAGCCCTTGGCAGGGAGtagtggaggaggagcagggggctgctGTCTGAGCCAGGAGCAGAgtggggggcagcccagggggctggtgtctgagcccctgggcagggagcagtggggggcggcccagggggctggcggctgagccccTGTCCGCGAGCAGTGGGGGGCGGCCCggggggctggcggctgagccccCGGCCGCAAGCAGTGGGGGGCGGCCCggggggctggcggctgagccccCGGCCGCGAGCAGTAGGGGGCGGCCgggggggctggcggctgagcccctgggcagggagcagtggggggcggcCCAGCgggctggcggctgagccccTGGCTGTGAGCAGTGGGGGGCGGCCCAGCgggctggcggctgagccccTGGCTGTGAGCAGTGGGGGGCGGCCCAGCgggctggcggctgagccccTGGCTGTGAGCAGTGGGGGGCGGCCcagggggctggcggctgagccccTGGCTGTGAGCAGTGGGGGGCGGCCcagggggctggcggctgagcctctgggcagggagcagtggggggcggcCCAGGGGGCTGGCGGTTGAGCccctgggcagggagcagtggggggcggcccagggggctggaggctgagcccctgggcagggagcagtggggggcggcccagggggctggaggctGAGCCCCTGGCTGTGAGCAGTGGGGGGCGGCCcagggggctggcggctgagcccctgggcagggagcagtggggggcggcccagggggctggcggctgagcccctgggcagggagcagtggagggCGGCCcagggggctggcggctgagccccTGGCTGTGAGCAGTGGGGGCCGGCCCAGGGGGCTGGCAGCTGAGCCCTGGCTGCGAGCAGTGGGGGGCGGCCCGGGGGGCTGGAGGCTGAGCCCCTGGCCATTGCAGGCGATGCCCCGCTGGAGCTGACGGACGACTGCTCCCTGGCCCTGGTGTGGAAGAACAACGAACGCCTCAAGGAGTTTGTGCTGGTGGAGTCCAAGGAGCTGGAGTGTGTGGAGGACCCGGGCTCGGCCAGCGAGGCGGCCAGGGCCGGCCACTTCACGCTGGGCCAGTGCCTCAACCTCTTCACCAAGCCCGAAGTGCTGGCACCGGAGGAAGCGTGGTGAGGAGGG from Gopherus flavomarginatus isolate rGopFla2 chromosome 6, rGopFla2.mat.asm, whole genome shotgun sequence includes these protein-coding regions:
- the USP19 gene encoding ubiquitin carboxyl-terminal hydrolase 19 isoform X6, whose product is MSSSTSAPGQRRASRGLEDATNKKKQKDRANQESKESERPPGSDPKKDLLLDWKQNADEVIVKLNLGSGALKLEEVDAAFTDTDCVVTLPDGRQWSGQFYGEIESSCSKVQGKKGKFLQLVLQKKIPLHTWASLLKKRKDGSKELAKGAVSPNGKEQPPPAQATPEEPARSKREFPNSKRPPGRGEAPEEKSPASPGLQSGPSAKRAGYLKVALMEEEPNAGVPGGLEPGKGPSGRGGSRQNGQAICGDAATGLTPPLMKAEVLQKEPVLVGMQPLAAPSESFPQHMAPCLEKRALQPAASQCLAAPGEGPEAVLAPASPLLSRDAEKSDWSKEDVALEAAADEPEPMVSLSLVKNDSYEKGSDSVVVHVYVKEIHRETSKVLFREQDFTLVFQTRDANFLRMHPSCGPRTVFRWQVKLRNLIEPDQCTYNFTVSRINICLKKRHSQRWGGLEAPAARGAVGGAKVAMPTGPTPLDKSQPGGNQHPLSSKEEARAGEKEKPRAEDGALEGVVARTATEHVTVKQEPHVPSPKPMCMVPPMTHSPVSSESVEEDEEEEEKKVCLPGFTGLVNLGNTCFMNSVIQSLSNTRELRDYFHDRSFETEINYTNPLGTGGRLAIGFAVLLRALWKGTHHAFQPSKLKAIVASKASQFTGYAQHDAQEFMAFLLDGLHEDLNRIQNKPYTETVDSDGRPDEVVAEEAWQRHKMRNDSFIVDLFQGQYKSKLVCPVCAKVSITFDPFLYLPVPLPQKQKVLTVYYFAKEPHKKPVKFLVSISKENSSAAEVLDSVAHSMRVKPENLRLAEVIKSRFHRVFPPSQSLDTVSPTDLLLCFEVLSPELAKERVVVLQVQQRPQVPSVPISECAACQKAQQSEDEKLKRCTRCYRVGYCNVACQKTHWPDHKALCRPENIGFPFLISVPESRLTYSRLAQLLEGYARYSVSVFQPPFQLGPQPLLPEKLDLPARSSCVTAPPVPEAGDANRAPHRQEPQLSTLELHPELGEASAVPRSSALSSDSGCSEHSLEVQGEGCWVKEPSYERGPKPEAAVPGYQHAPDALSAHATQFYINKIDGASREHKLEEKGDAPLELTDDCSLALVWKNNERLKEFVLVESKELECVEDPGSASEAARAGHFTLGQCLNLFTKPEVLAPEEAWYCPQCKQHREASKQLLLWRLPNVLIIQLKRFSFRSFIWRDKINDMVEFPVRSLDLSKFCIGQKEEQQQPMYDLYAVINHYGGMIGGHYTAYARLPSDKTSQRSDVGWRLFDDSTVTTVDESQVVTRYAYVLFYRRRNSPVGRPPEHRPDMAAAEPAASQASLIWQELEAEEEEEPEARRRHARTPCRPRGQKASQAARQHSDEGCLRYVVLGTMAAIVALFLNVFYPLISQSRWR